The Neovison vison isolate M4711 chromosome 13, ASM_NN_V1, whole genome shotgun sequence genome includes a region encoding these proteins:
- the LOC122894620 gene encoding olfactory receptor 4K1-like: MANTNESVVSEFVLLGLSKSWELQLFFFAIFSLVYVTSVLGNIMIIVIISSDSHLNSPMYFLLSNLSFIDICQSNFATPKMLLDFFVEHKTISFEGCMAQIFLLHSFVGSEMMLLVAMAYDRFIAICKPLHYSTIMNRRLCIIFVFISWSVGILHSVSHLAFTVDLPFCGPNEVDSFFCDLPLVIELACMNTYEMEIMTLTNSGLISLGCFLALIISYTIILITVRHRSSSRSSKALSTLIAHITVVILFFGPCIYFYIWPFSRLSVDKFLSLFYTVCTPLLNPIIYSLRNEDVKSAMRKLRNRHVNSWKKLEINMK; this comes from the coding sequence ATGGCTAACACAAATGAATCAGTGGTATCTGAGTTTGTGCTTCTTGGACTTTCTAAATCTTGGGaacttcagcttttcttttttgccatCTTCTCTTTAGTGTATGTGACATCAGTTCTGGGCAACATCATGATTATTGTTATAATTTCCTCTGACTCCCATTTGAACTCACCTATGTACTTTCTGCTCAGTAACCTTTCCTTCATTGATATCTGCCAATCTAATTTTGCCACTCCCAAGATGCTTTTGGACTTCTTTGTTGAACACAAGACTATCTCCTTTGAGGGCTGCATGGCCCAGATATTCCTTCTTCATAGTTTTGTCGGGAGTGAGATGATGTTGCTTGTAGCTATGGCATATGACAGATTTATAGCTATCTGTAAGCCCCTACACTATAGCACAATTATGAATCGGAGACTATGtataatttttgtgtttatttcctgGTCTGTGGGTATTCTTCATTCTGTGAGTCACTTGGCTTTTACAGTGGATCTGCCATTCTGTGGCCCCAATGAGGTAGACAGCTTCTTCTGTGACCTTCCCCTGGTGATAGAGCTGGCTTGTATGAATACTTATGAAATGGAAATTATGACCCTAACTAACAGTGGCCTGATATCACTGGGTTGTTTTCTGGCTTTAATTATTTCCTATACCATCATTTTGATCACGGTTCGTCACCGGTCCTCCAGCAGGTCATCCAAGGCACTTTCTACATTAATTGCTCACATTACAGTAGTGATTCTTTTCTTTGGGCCTTGCATTTACTTCTATATATGGCCTTTTAGCAGACTCTCTGTGGATAAGTTCCTTTCTCTGTTCTACACTGTTTGTACACCCCTGCTGAACCCCATCATCTACTCTCTAAGGAATGAAGATGTTAAATCAGCCATGCGAAAACTGAGAAACCGTCATGTGAACTCCTGGAAAAAACTAGAGATCAACATGAAGTAA
- the LOC122893258 gene encoding LOW QUALITY PROTEIN: olfactory receptor 4K5-like (The sequence of the model RefSeq protein was modified relative to this genomic sequence to represent the inferred CDS: inserted 1 base in 1 codon), with protein sequence MDEVNSSMVSEFVLLGLSSSQELQLFFFVFFSVLYVVIVLGNLLIIVTVTSDNRLHSPMYFLLGNLSFVDICQASFATPKMIADFLSEHKTISFSGCIAQIFFIHLFTGGEMVLLXSMAYDRYVAICKPLHYVVIMSRRTCTVLVMVSWAVGLVHTLSQLSFTMNLPFCEPSVVESFFCDLPRVTKLACLDSYIIEILIVINSGILSLITFSFLVSSYIIILVTVWFKSSAAMAKTFSTLAAHITVVILFFGPCIFIYVLPFTTYPVDKLLAIFYTVFTPILNPIIYTLRNRDMKAAMRKIMTYYLRPKKISEIPLVARNSLY encoded by the exons ATGGATGAGGTCAATTCTTCAATGGTGTCTGAATTTGTATTGTTGGGACTCTCTAGTTCTCAGGAgctccagcttttcttttttgttttcttctctgtgttatatGTGGTCATTGTGCTGGGAAACCTTCTCATTATCGTCACAGTAACTTCTGATAACAGACTGCACTCCCCCATGTACTTCCTCCTGGGAAATCTCTCCTTTGTGGACATCTGTCAGGCTTCTTTTGCTACCCCTAAAATGATTGCTGACTTTCTGAGTGAACATAAGACCATCTCCTTCAGTGGCTGCATTGCCCAGATATTCTTCATCCACCTTTTTACTGGAGGAGAGATGGTACTAC GCTCCATGGCATATGACAGATACGTAGCCATATGCAAACCCCTACACTATGTAGTCATCATGAGTCGAAGGACGTGCACTGTCCTGGTAATGGTCTCCTGGGCTGTGGGCTTGGTGCACACATTAAGCCAGTTATCATTTACCATGAACCTGCCTTTTTGTGAACCCAGTGTAGTAGAAAGCTTTTTTTGTGACCTTCCTCGAGTGACCAAACTTGCCTGCCTGGACTCTTACATAATTGAAATACTAATTGTAATCAATAGTGGAATCCTTTCCCtaattactttctctttcttggttaGCTCTTACATCATTATTCTTGTCACTGTCTGGTTTAAGTCTTCTGCTGCAATGGCCAAGACCTTTTCTACCCTGGCTGCCCATATCACTGTAGTAATATTGTTCTTTGGACCTTGCATCTTTATCTATGTGTTGCCCTTTACCACTTACCCTGTGGATAAACTTCTTGCCATATTTTACACCGTTTTCACCCCCATTCTAAACCCCATTATTTACACACTAAGAAACAGGGATATGAAGGCTGCCATGAGGAAGATTATGACCTATTACCTGAGGCCCAAGaaaatttctgaaattccacTAGTAGCAAGAAATTCCCTTTATTAA